The following is a genomic window from Amycolatopsis acidiphila.
GTCCGGGGGCCGATGATCCCCGCGGCCCAGTCGACGCATACCGCGCCGAACCGCTCTACGACCTCTCGTTGCCGGCTGTCGAGCAAGTCGCCGACGAGGTCCTTGTGCCGCGTCCATGACCGGTCGTAGCGCTCGGCGAGCCCGTCGATGTGATCCGCGGTCCGGTTGTAGAAGCGTGCGGCTCCGCCGACTGCGCGCTCGTCGTTCCAGAAGGGTGCCTGGAGCCTGGCCAGCTGGCCGATGGCGGAGGTGACCTCCTCCGCGGTGCCGTCTCGCAACTGGTCCAGGGGCTGGCAGCTGTCAGAAAGGTCCTCCAGGACCAGCACCGGGTCGCTCCCGGGCAGCTCGATGGCGCCGAGATACGCGGGGGTGCGGACGTCGAGCCGTGGCAGCAGCTCCTGGTAGAAGACGCACTCCCGGGCATAGGCACCGATCCGGGCGGCGGTCGCGGCCGACCGCTCGTCCCGCGACGGCAGCTTCACGAACAGGCTCGGCGGTCCTGGCGTTCCCCGGTACGTGGGGACAACGCGCACGCTCTCAGCCAGCTGTCCGGCCCCAAGGGGCATCACCTCGCAGCGAACCACTTCCGCATCCGTGGCCAGAACGCCGGACGCGCGCAGAGCCGCGGTGAGCCCGTCCGGGCTGACAGTCGCCGTGTTCGTCATGGCGTGACCATCACTCGGACCGCGTCAGCCGCGAGCTGACGGTCCACGGCCTCGTTGATCCGGTCGAGCGGCACCACGTCGGAGACCAGTGCCGTCAGGTCGAGCCGCCCCGAACGCCACAGCTCGACCAACCTGGGCACCTCGAAGCGCATGTCGCTGGAGCCGTAGAACGACCCGACGAGCCGCTTCTCCTCGTGGAAAAGCTCCAGCACGCTGAAGCTCACCAGATCGTCGGCCTTGCCGGCGCCCACGACGACGACGCGGCCTCCTCTCCGCACCGCATCCCAGGCACCGCGAACGGTCGCGGACCGTCCGACGGCGTCGATGGCGACATCGAACCCGACACCGCCGGGCGGGGCGACGTGATCCTCCGGTGCGTGGGCCGACGCGGCTCCCAGTTCGAGCGCTCGCTTGCGGCGGCCGGGCTGCGGATCGATCGCCACAACGGTTGATCCGCCCGCGATGACAGCGCCCTGCACGGCGCTGAGTCCAACCGCGCCGCACCCGACAACCAGCACGGTCTCGCCGGGCTGGACCCGCGCGGAGTTGAGGGCGGCTCCGACCCCGGTCGGCACCGCGCACCCCAGCAGCGCTGCCTGTTCGAAGGGCAGGTCTTCAGGGATCGGGATGACGCCGGCCGCGGGCACCACGGCGTGCTGGGCGAAGGTCGCAGTACCCATTCCCTGCCGCACCGGCCGGTCGCCCACCCGCAGGTCCGCGCCTGCCTCGAGTTCGCCGGCCCGTTTACGGCCGGAGCAGATGAAGGTCTGCCCGCGCACGCAGAAGTAGCATCGGCCGCACGGGGGCACCCAGCTGAGCACTA
Proteins encoded in this region:
- a CDS encoding phosphotransferase, whose translation is MTNTATVSPDGLTAALRASGVLATDAEVVRCEVMPLGAGQLAESVRVVPTYRGTPGPPSLFVKLPSRDERSAATAARIGAYARECVFYQELLPRLDVRTPAYLGAIELPGSDPVLVLEDLSDSCQPLDQLRDGTAEEVTSAIGQLARLQAPFWNDERAVGGAARFYNRTADHIDGLAERYDRSWTRHKDLVGDLLDSRQREVVERFGAVCVDWAAGIIGPRTLVHQDLRLDNLLWSGTGAWLVDWQTLAWTTPAWDPSFLIGSALPPEVRRSTERRLVEAHVAALAERGVTGWSVDTAWQEHRRLSGSVLLAMVPAMAYVRPTSRGFDMFASLLSRGAQHAIDHDVLSFV
- a CDS encoding alcohol dehydrogenase catalytic domain-containing protein: MTWEPNAPFSIEDDVVLRRPGAGEVLVRIHAAGVCQTDISLSRGHFGQATPVILGHEGAGEVVEIGPEAGEIEVGQRVVLSWVPPCGRCYFCVRGQTFICSGRKRAGELEAGADLRVGDRPVRQGMGTATFAQHAVVPAAGVIPIPEDLPFEQAALLGCAVPTGVGAALNSARVQPGETVLVVGCGAVGLSAVQGAVIAGGSTVVAIDPQPGRRKRALELGAASAHAPEDHVAPPGGVGFDVAIDAVGRSATVRGAWDAVRRGGRVVVVGAGKADDLVSFSVLELFHEEKRLVGSFYGSSDMRFEVPRLVELWRSGRLDLTALVSDVVPLDRINEAVDRQLAADAVRVMVTP